One genomic segment of Naumovozyma castellii chromosome 9, complete genome includes these proteins:
- the PEX15 gene encoding Pex15p (ancestral locus Anc_7.87) — protein sequence MATTVNDEKIPLSLQQLLNDESLSSKTSKDDSNSIYQECLSLAAKGQATQCLQKMSKSRVLARLTLVSEKKWFDLLLSCFEAAYLSKDIDSDTQDVLNEVFNGKFIEHVMFKLASNDKQTLEVLIRYIMCCIHNYEVQVKSHPASIDNLQTISRFIKSILIKYASVDTGSLHIEELRSLVTILLFEVEIELLKAKPNRNLYWELCNEVPCISEIFQNYNVKDGSRSIEEDILNHLEGLSKERKSRSKSRAKSKSKENSDKNDSVVKNIPPSPIKAKERFPDAIPFNERNDLKQEIISRIWGTLSKTFTTHELKSFMGHSMILLSLVVIVILGRKGTRIGYLFRNITRNFDTILKYLEQLFSILSSI from the coding sequence ATGGCTACCACtgttaatgatgaaaaaattcCTCTTTCTCTGCAGCAATTATTGAACGATGAAAGCCTCAGCTCAAAGACAAGTAAAGATGACTCCAACTCCATATATCAAGAATGCCTAAGCTTAGCTGCAAAGGGACAAGCTACACAATGTTTACAGAAAATGTCAAAATCGAGGGTATTGGCTAGATTAACACTTGTTTCCGAAAAGAAATGGTTCGACTTATTACTTTCGTGCTTTGAAGCTGCATATTTATCGAAGGACATCGACTCTGATACGCAAGATGTGCTTAATGAAGTTTTCAATGGCAAGTTTATAGAACATGTTATGTTTAAACTGGCAAGTAATGATAAACAGACATTGGAAGTATTGATCCGCTATATCATGTGCTGTATTCACAATTACGAGGTGCAAGTCAAATCTCATCCGGCTTCAATTGACAACTTACAAACAATTAGTAGGTTCATCAAAAGTATACTTATTAAGTATGCCTCAGTGGATACTGGGAGTTTGCACATCGAAGAACTCCGATCTCTCGTGACGATTTTACTATTTGAGGTTGAAATTGAGTTATTGAAAGCAAAACCTAACAGAAATCTGTATTGGGAATTATGCAATGAGGTTCCTTGTATTTCAGAGATATTCCAAAACTATAATGTCAAAGATGGATCTAGGTCAATAGAGGAAGATATTCTCAATCACCTAGAAGGTTTATCTAAGGAACGTAAGAGTCGATCCAAATCGAGAGCAAAATCCAAATCTAAGGAAAATTCTGACAAGAATGATTCTGTAGTAAAGAACATCCCACCTTCACCGATTAAAGCAAAGGAACGTTTCCCTGACGCAATTCCTTTCAATGAGAGGAACGACTTGAAGCAAGAAATCATTAGTAGAATATGGGGGACCCTGTCCAAAACTTTCACTACACATGAATTAAAAAGCTTCATGGGTCATTCAATGATTCTCCTATCTCTCGTAGTTATTGTTATTCTTGGTAGAAAAGGAACTAGAATCGGCTACCTTTTCAGGAACATCACACGAAATTTTGACACTATTCTTAAATATTTAGAGCAACTTTTCAGTATTCTATCTAGCATctga
- the NGL1 gene encoding RNA exonuclease (ancestral locus Anc_7.90), with product MFRRQFLPVARSSNVLSASRNASKLINDKFTLLTYNMLSPSYMWPQVYTYVPDPYKDWQYRHKLLESELLGSYKADIMCLQEMTSRDYNENWKRLLGSGIGYGSKFIAKSPPLYWEREVDEIDGVGIFYNLKKFDFISSSGIYLNQFLNVFSSTELEYLHSKRLVLTDGAGVPIGEKNLLDVISGKNQVCLFVSLKHKETGEMFVVINTHLYWKYDEVKLTQCMIIMRELSKIIDELVKGVDDPGKVKILFTGDLNSTKKSLVINFLKGQILSHGPLNMLNPMRPFINSSIYEEVPENFFVHTCYSGKLKGIFDYIWYDAKELQLTKILTGKEVSDELTDLEQFGLPNKDHPSDHIPVLTEFQILTSKTSKSSRKNVESDDEKFVTKIS from the coding sequence ATGTTTCGTAGACAATTTCTCCCTGTAGCCAGGTCTTCGAACGTATTATCAGCTTCCCGAAATGCTTCTAAACTAATAAATGACAAATTCACCCTATTAACCTATAACATGCTTTCTCCATCATACATGTGGCCCCAAGTTTACACTTACGTGCCTGATCCGTATAAAGATTGGCAATATCGACATAAGCTACTAGAGTCTGAGTTATTGGGTTCTTACAAGGCTGATATTATGTGTCTACAGGAAATGACCTCGAGAGActataatgaaaattggaaaaggcTGCTGGGATCTGGAATTGGTTATGGTTCTAAATTTATCGCCAAGTCTCCACCTTTATATTGGGAGAGGGAGGTAGATGAAATAGATGGGGTGGGTATTTTTTATAAtctgaagaaatttgattttatttcatCCTCTGGGATTTACTTGaatcaattcttgaatgtTTTCTCTTCAACTGAATTAGAATATTTGCATTCAAAAAGATTGGTCCTTACTGATGGGGCGGGGGTTCCAATTGGagaaaagaatttattggatGTTATATCTGGTAAGAATCAGGTTTGTCTGTTTGtatctttgaaacataAAGAAACAGGTGAGATGTTCGTTGTCATCAATACACATCTTTACTGGAAATACGATGAAGTCAAATTGACACAATGTATGATAATTATGAGAGAATTATCGAAGATTATTGACGAATTAGTGAAAGGCGTGGATGATCCTGGGAAAGTCAAGATTTTGTTTACTGGAGATTTAAACTCTACAAAGAAATCTCTAgttatcaattttttaaagGGTCAAATCCTTAGCCATGGTCCTTTGAACATGCTCAATCCAATGAGACCATTTATCAACAGTTCCATTTACGAGGAAGTTCCGGAAAATTTCTTCGTTCACACATGCTACTCGGGGAAATTGAAAGGAATTTTTGATTATATATGGTACGATGCAAAAGAATTGCAATTGACTAAGATACTCACGGGTAAAGAAGTATCCGATGAACTAACCGATTTAGAACAATTTGGTTTACCCAATAAGGACCATCCCAGTGATCATATTCCCGTATTGACTGAGTTCCAAATTTTGACTTCTAAAACATCGAAGAGTTCGCGAAAAAACGTGGAGAGcgatgatgaaaaatttgtgACAAAGATCTCATAA
- the NCAS0I00510 gene encoding uncharacterized protein (ancestral locus Anc_7.93): MQNSTTKLRNEFFGLTSNSPAISTSSNDFRQAPYHSSNLNHQQPPLLQMDDPITRDVRSKLDSMKSFEDDDVFYPDPMLLNVRYLPQANPYLLQSDQTSPYVPNGNLFIPSDDLNINSTTSNNNIPMNSYTNNNDGIYSKHDSHRENLLSALAHKNIEKQQQQLRLQQQTQEQQHNLHKQFAGQQFHDRRMVNQKFSNPSLPNRSFNMHQHIPNYNIPK, from the coding sequence ATGCAGAATTCCACTACTAAACTACGTAATGAATTTTTCGGTCTTACATCCAACTCACCAGCGATATCAACTTCCTCCAATGACTTTCGTCAGGCACCCTAtcattcatcaaatttaaatcatCAACAACCACCATTGTTACAAATGGACGATCCTATAACAAGAGATGTGAGGTCAAAACTAGACTCAATGAAATCGTTCGAGGATGACGACGTTTTTTATCCAGATCCTATGTTGCTTAATGTTAGATATTTGCCGCAAGCGAACCCTTATCTGTTACAATCTGATCAGACATCCCCATACGTTCCGAATGGCAACTTATTTATTCCCTCAGATGATCTTAATATCAATTCCACTACtagcaataataatattccaatgAACAGTTATACTAATAACAACGACGGTATTTATTCGAAACATGATTCTCACAGAGAAAATTTACTATCAGCACTTGCACATAAGAATATAGAGaaacagcagcaacaactTCGATTACAACAACAGACACAAGAGCAACAACACAATCTTCACAAACAGTTTGCAGGCCAACAATTCCATGACAGAAGAATGGTtaatcaaaaattttcaaatccttCACTTCCAAATCGTTCGTTCAATATGCATCAACATATACCAAATtataatattccaaaatag
- the RPP2A gene encoding ribosomal protein P2 alpha (ancestral locus Anc_7.96), whose protein sequence is MKYLAAYLLLNAAGTTPNAENVKAVLSSVGIDAEEEKVAAVLSSLEGKTVEEFIAEGNEKLASVPTSSGAAASSGAAAGASGEAAAEEAAEEEAEESDDEMGFGLFD, encoded by the coding sequence ATGAAGTACTTAGCTGCCTACCTATTATTGAACGCCGCCGGCACCACCCCAAACGCTGAAAACGTTAAGGCTGTCCTATCCTCCGTCGGTATTGAcgctgaagaagaaaaggtCGCCGCTGTCCTTTCCTCCCTAGAAGGTAAGACCgttgaagaattcattgCTGAAGGTAACGAAAAGTTGGCTTCTGTCCCAACCTCTTCCGGTGCTGCTGCCTCTTCTGGTGCTGCCGCTGGTGCTTCCGGTGAAGCCGCCGCTGAAGAAgctgctgaagaagaagccGAAGAATCTGACGATGAAATGGGTTTCGGTTTATTCGATTAA